One window from the genome of Cloacibacillus sp. encodes:
- a CDS encoding Veg family protein: MPYTLESIREIVSLHKGARVFYRAANGRRKIEERTGVIQDTYPSLFTVFIESQQSTVSFSYTDLLTKEVELQLEASGEHLF; this comes from the coding sequence ATGCCATATACTTTAGAGTCGATTCGTGAGATAGTTTCTCTCCACAAAGGCGCCAGGGTCTTCTACAGAGCGGCCAACGGAAGGCGTAAAATTGAGGAACGTACAGGTGTGATCCAGGATACTTATCCAAGCCTCTTTACGGTGTTCATAGAATCACAGCAAAGCACCGTATCTTTCAGCTACACGGACCTCCTCACAAAAGAGGTCGAATTGCAGCTCGAGGCGAGCGGCGAGCACCTGTTCTAA